From Chiloscyllium punctatum isolate Juve2018m chromosome 36, sChiPun1.3, whole genome shotgun sequence, the proteins below share one genomic window:
- the LOC140460376 gene encoding uncharacterized protein produces MEKPWKCGDCGKGFRVPSALETHRRSHTREKPFSCPECGKAFSDSSALLRHRRVHTGERPFCCPECRKSFSDSSARLRHFRVHTGERPFSCLKCEKAFNDSSALIRHQRVHTGERPFHCPDCGKVFTRSSHLAIHRRVHTGEKPFPCPKCGKAFSDSSDLLAHRRVHTGERPFTCSVCGKCFTRSSDLLKHRRVHTGERPFSCSECGKGFTQASHLLTHRWIHTGERPFTCLECGKGFAVSSTLLTHQWVHTGERPFACPVCGQKFTMSCSLNKHQRRHQCSQQSDSAGNTAEGHPQD; encoded by the coding sequence ATggagaaaccatggaagtgtggcgactgcgggaaaggcttccgtgtcccgtctgccctggagacacatcggcgcagtcacaccagggagaagccattctcctgtcctgaatgcgggaaggccttcagtgattcctctgccctgctgaggcaccgacgggtacacacaggggagaggcccttctgctgccctgagtgcaggaagagcttcagcgattcctccgccCGACTGAGGCACTTTCGggttcacacaggggagaggcccttcagctgcctcaAGTGTGAGAAGGCCTTCaatgattcctctgccctgataAGGCACCAGCGGGTGCACACAGGAGAGAGGCCCTTCCACTGCCCCGATTGTGGGAAGGTGTTCACTCGCTCCTCCCACCTCGCGATTCACCGGCGGGTCCATACCGGTGAGAAGCCCTTCCCCTGCCCCaaatgtgggaaggccttcagcgattcctctgacctgctggcccaccggcgggtccacaccggtgagaggccattcacctgctctgtctgCGGGAAGTGCTTTACACGCTCttccgacctgctgaagcaccggcgggtccacactggggaaaggcccttcagctgctctgagtgcgggaagggctttacccaggcctcccatCTGCTGACACATCGGTggatccacactggggagaggccgttcacctgcctcgagtgcgggaagggctttgctGTCTCCTCCACTCTACTGacgcaccagtgggtccacactggggagaggccgtttgcCTGCCCTGTATGTGGGCAGAAGTTCACAATGTCCTGCAGCTTGAACAAGCACCAGCGGAggcaccagtgctcccaacaatccGATTCTGCCGGTAACACTGCTGAGGGTCatccccaggactga